The Sorangiineae bacterium MSr11367 genome window below encodes:
- a CDS encoding alpha/beta hydrolase: MPRLRRLSLSAALTLAVGCRNAPAPAPAAETTTAADVSAPSPDDAPYAEARTVDVPGDLPVFYVAGRRNTTERMVFLHGACTHGLGYIQAFQTTARTRGSLMALQGEHDCGRGMRSWSWDLEKLDARIDAGFRAARDERAGPIVAIGYSQGALVAEKLAAKYPSKYRRIILMGAPRTADARSLTKLEGAVLMAGTFDNRAVMKEGVAALTRTNVPATFIEIPNARHGALLEGERIMDEAFTWLQTHAKGATGNEATAREKPEKLEPLRANWLETLDLGNGDQAVVSVPMGATEPRPLMLAMHGAGDRHDWACGGWRLGNDAYPFIVCPRGTPMGGNVYAWSSAEQIERLGLQAIEEVRRRYGSYVATTPVTYAGFSQGATAAAPFLVRRASEFPTILLAEGAYASTASPDFARRLARGGVQRVVLVCGTGHCFENARRARPVLERAGLTVFVGGDASSGHNLNLPMQRALRRSWKPWFDGVPGWSQFPE, from the coding sequence ATGCCGCGGCTTCGACGCCTAAGCCTATCGGCGGCGCTCACACTCGCCGTGGGATGCCGCAATGCGCCGGCCCCGGCGCCTGCCGCGGAAACGACGACGGCCGCGGACGTGTCCGCCCCGTCGCCGGACGATGCTCCGTACGCCGAAGCGCGCACTGTGGATGTGCCGGGAGATCTCCCGGTTTTCTACGTTGCTGGACGCCGCAACACCACCGAGCGCATGGTCTTCCTCCACGGTGCGTGCACACATGGCCTCGGCTACATCCAGGCCTTCCAGACCACCGCACGAACGCGCGGCTCGCTGATGGCGCTTCAAGGTGAGCACGATTGCGGCCGCGGCATGCGAAGCTGGTCGTGGGATCTCGAGAAGCTCGACGCGCGCATCGACGCAGGATTCCGCGCCGCCCGTGACGAGAGAGCCGGCCCCATCGTGGCCATCGGCTATTCGCAGGGCGCGCTGGTCGCGGAGAAACTGGCGGCCAAGTATCCATCGAAGTACCGACGCATCATTCTCATGGGCGCGCCGCGCACCGCGGATGCGCGATCGCTCACGAAGCTGGAGGGCGCGGTGCTCATGGCGGGCACATTCGACAACCGCGCCGTGATGAAGGAGGGCGTGGCCGCGCTAACGCGTACGAACGTGCCCGCAACGTTCATCGAGATCCCCAACGCCCGCCACGGGGCGCTGCTCGAAGGGGAGCGCATCATGGACGAGGCGTTCACGTGGCTGCAGACCCACGCGAAGGGCGCGACGGGCAACGAGGCGACGGCGCGGGAAAAGCCGGAAAAGCTGGAGCCACTGCGCGCCAATTGGCTCGAGACGCTGGACCTAGGAAACGGCGACCAAGCCGTCGTGTCCGTCCCGATGGGCGCCACCGAGCCGCGTCCGCTCATGCTCGCGATGCACGGTGCCGGCGATCGCCATGATTGGGCCTGCGGCGGATGGCGCCTGGGAAACGATGCCTACCCGTTCATCGTGTGCCCGCGCGGGACGCCCATGGGCGGCAACGTCTACGCCTGGAGCAGCGCGGAGCAAATCGAGCGACTCGGGTTGCAGGCCATCGAGGAGGTGCGCCGCCGCTACGGCTCCTACGTCGCCACGACCCCTGTCACCTACGCCGGCTTCTCCCAGGGCGCCACCGCCGCGGCGCCCTTCCTCGTGCGCCGCGCCTCCGAGTTTCCCACGATCCTTCTCGCCGAAGGCGCCTACGCCTCCACAGCCTCCCCGGACTTCGCCCGCCGTCTCGCCCGCGGCGGGGTCCAGCGCGTCGTGCTGGTCTGCGGCACGGGCCACTGCTTCGAAAACGCCCGCCGCGCGCGCCCGGTGTTGGAGCGGGCGGGCCTCACGGTCTTCGTCGGGGGCGACGCGTCCTCGGGCCACAATTTGAATCTTCCGATGCAAAGGGCCCTCCGCAGATCCTGGAAACCGTGGTTCGACGGCGTCCCCGGCTGGTCTCAGTTTCCCGAATAG
- a CDS encoding metallophosphatase family protein: MSRAQKPSRLLTVHEQVALQEGELRLVVVADTHSKPHPRANELIMKERPHRILHAGDIGDFSVLDQFATIAPLSAVRGNIDGQGDDIPDVRILDVRDGETSLWKLLLLHIAVNGPKLRADAVRLATAEDASVVVCGHSHVPFLGRDRGLVMFNPGSIGPRRFQLPILFGVIHIQRDRVEMRHIDCESGNVWRP; this comes from the coding sequence ATGTCCAGAGCCCAGAAACCGTCGAGGTTGCTTACCGTGCACGAGCAGGTCGCTCTTCAAGAAGGGGAGCTGCGGCTGGTGGTCGTTGCGGACACGCATAGCAAGCCGCATCCGCGTGCGAACGAGCTCATCATGAAAGAGCGGCCGCACCGTATCCTCCACGCGGGTGACATCGGCGATTTTTCCGTTTTGGATCAGTTCGCTACCATCGCGCCGCTCTCGGCCGTGCGCGGGAACATCGATGGCCAGGGTGATGACATCCCCGACGTCCGCATCCTCGACGTGCGCGACGGCGAGACGAGCCTGTGGAAGCTGCTCTTGCTCCACATCGCGGTGAACGGGCCCAAGCTTCGCGCGGACGCGGTGAGGCTGGCCACGGCCGAGGATGCCTCCGTGGTGGTCTGCGGGCACTCCCACGTGCCCTTCCTGGGCCGAGACCGCGGGCTGGTGATGTTCAACCCAGGTTCGATTGGCCCGCGGCGTTTTCAACTGCCGATCCTTTTCGGCGTGATTCACATCCAGCGCGATCGCGTGGAGATGCGCCACATCGACTGCGAATCGGGCAACGTGTGGCGACCTTGA
- a CDS encoding protein kinase: MSDRRQGGGANAENPMNARGPQHSSGGAGGTGGVVGAARQSGPDPLIGRTINGRYRIDAVIARGGMGKVYRAEQAPLGRVCALKILSPRYDGEDDPEFRRRFFLEASTAAKLTHSNTVTIFDYGKSENEEIYYIAMEYIEGRTLSIALRDDGPLPEERVRHIAAQICRSLREAHGLGVVHRDLKPGNIMLTNKGDERDNVKVLDFGLVKDVTTDAQDHTQEGVFMGSPKYMAPEQILGLALTPRADVYSLGIMLFEMLTGKVPYDRGGANIATLMAHVNDPLPNMHSMAPSLAFSPQMEAIVYRCLEKDPARRFASMSALLLAIKGLSEDGSIDVSGPFASPRHPFLSPDQPSGPHGAAAHGLGPGVRPHIPVPPSSEKTVLVRRPDDPPVLVGSTGRKALIGVLLGGTLLVGAGAVAAVVHLMSQQRESAAAMAATPPAHKAPNASAQEVAAPAPVAPSASAAPRVIHVESDPPGAIVSEDGQELCASTPCDVMLSGQKATREHRFTMEKKGFKPSPLSVDPRAESISVTLVPVAVPQSPRKRPDVPKGDPGSSFKPDPYKPDPY, encoded by the coding sequence ATGTCCGATAGGCGTCAAGGAGGAGGGGCCAACGCCGAGAATCCGATGAATGCACGAGGTCCTCAGCATTCCTCAGGTGGGGCCGGTGGAACGGGCGGCGTCGTGGGCGCGGCTCGCCAGTCGGGGCCCGATCCGCTCATTGGTCGCACCATCAATGGCCGTTACCGCATCGACGCGGTGATTGCGCGCGGTGGTATGGGCAAAGTCTATCGCGCGGAGCAGGCGCCGCTCGGGCGTGTGTGCGCGCTGAAAATTCTGAGCCCGCGCTACGACGGCGAGGACGATCCGGAGTTCCGCAGGCGCTTCTTCCTCGAAGCCTCCACGGCCGCGAAGCTCACGCACTCCAATACGGTCACCATCTTCGACTACGGCAAGTCCGAGAACGAAGAGATCTATTACATCGCCATGGAGTACATCGAGGGGCGCACCCTCTCGATCGCGCTGCGCGACGATGGGCCGCTTCCCGAGGAGCGCGTGCGGCATATTGCGGCGCAGATCTGTCGCTCTTTGCGCGAGGCGCATGGCCTCGGCGTGGTGCACCGGGATCTCAAGCCCGGCAACATCATGCTGACGAACAAGGGCGACGAGCGCGACAACGTCAAGGTGCTCGACTTCGGTCTCGTCAAAGACGTGACCACGGACGCGCAGGATCACACGCAAGAAGGCGTGTTCATGGGGTCGCCCAAGTACATGGCGCCCGAGCAGATCCTCGGTCTGGCCCTTACGCCCCGCGCGGACGTTTATTCGCTGGGCATCATGCTCTTCGAGATGCTCACCGGGAAGGTGCCGTACGACCGCGGTGGCGCGAACATCGCCACGCTGATGGCCCACGTGAACGACCCGCTCCCGAACATGCACTCGATGGCGCCCTCGCTGGCATTTTCGCCGCAGATGGAAGCCATCGTGTACCGCTGTCTGGAGAAAGATCCAGCGCGCCGGTTCGCCTCGATGAGCGCCCTCTTGCTCGCCATCAAGGGCCTCTCGGAAGATGGTTCCATCGATGTGAGCGGGCCCTTTGCCTCGCCGCGCCATCCGTTCCTATCTCCCGATCAACCGTCAGGACCACACGGGGCAGCAGCACACGGGTTGGGGCCCGGTGTGCGGCCGCACATTCCGGTGCCGCCGTCGAGCGAGAAGACGGTGCTCGTGCGACGGCCCGATGACCCGCCGGTGCTGGTGGGGTCGACGGGGCGGAAGGCGCTGATTGGCGTGCTCCTCGGGGGCACCTTGCTCGTGGGCGCAGGTGCCGTTGCCGCCGTCGTGCATTTGATGTCGCAACAGCGTGAGTCGGCCGCGGCCATGGCCGCAACGCCGCCGGCGCACAAGGCGCCAAATGCCAGCGCGCAAGAAGTCGCCGCGCCAGCGCCCGTTGCACCGTCGGCCAGTGCCGCCCCGCGTGTCATCCACGTGGAGAGCGATCCCCCAGGCGCCATTGTGTCGGAAGATGGACAAGAACTTTGCGCGAGCACCCCATGTGATGTGATGCTCTCCGGCCAGAAGGCCACGAGAGAGCATCGGTTCACGATGGAGAAAAAAGGTTTCAAACCGTCTCCTCTTTCCGTCGATCCCAGGGCGGAAAGCATCAGCGTCACGCTCGTTCCGGTGGCCGTCCCGCAGTCTCCTCGCAAGAGGCCGGATGTCCCCAAGGGAGATCCGGGTAGCTCGTTCAAGCCCGATCCCTACAAGCCAGATCCCTACTAG
- a CDS encoding TonB-dependent receptor plug domain-containing protein: MQLVQQKRYAEGIAELEKANEILPHPNVVFNIARARAEAGELDTAVAGYKEYIATNPPDRVEVELVLAQLEDRLAAQKVAETKPPAPEPAGPTPIAPGEVPTPPKPAEAKSTEPQKPAAPIPQAIVGEARTEDVYEETIITASRGKQSPLDAPSSTTVITQQDIRLSGITRIPELLRRVAGMDVMEITGGDSNVSMRGFNSRLANKVLVLVNGRSVYNDILGSTFWELLSIDVDQIERIEIIRGPGSALYGANAFAGVINIIPIAPGEGKPGLRVGYGDQQQAYGSAWATGRQGDIGYRISAGYTRYPKWTREIDGGRSDVLFAPVNQFTGAESQRIDIRTSKRFGKDMSLDVGGGYANSKLDVYGIGPLNEYNFDAANGDITVDFKSKNFNARTYFTRLSGTGQAAYDYIGHTLYTSHPRQNVFNTEAEFVGTFGENITHDVHFGLGYRLKDVSWEYLRGNDIEHHGSTYVQDSIHFGKQFNIVGSGRLDYVPYLKKIVPSARASVIYKPTDRQAFRLVGASAFRSPSFLEAYVGLPIMLSVPGALYYSGNGREDGSRLQPEQIISAEIGYLNQQSDLFEFDVTAYYQRVTDLIAVQDNRNVTLSDRLRGAGGFDPSAGRYIATFGGFTNQCDTHNVGGGELGARVYPVEGLDVFANYALNVSTQDKPSSCAIPEDKRTSRHKVNAGVQVRTKMGLNGEVSWHYQSAQVWQEKIATADGVVYQQFDVRAYMLLNARLGYRFYKDKAEISGTVFNLLGDSDSDPLQMHPYGNRIGRRFMAFFTYSL, translated from the coding sequence ATGCAATTGGTCCAGCAAAAGCGATATGCCGAGGGCATCGCGGAACTGGAAAAGGCGAACGAGATACTCCCGCACCCCAATGTCGTGTTCAACATCGCCCGCGCGCGCGCCGAGGCGGGAGAGCTCGATACGGCGGTCGCGGGCTACAAAGAATACATTGCCACCAATCCGCCCGATCGGGTCGAGGTCGAATTGGTGCTCGCGCAATTGGAGGACCGGCTCGCGGCGCAAAAGGTCGCCGAAACGAAGCCGCCGGCGCCCGAGCCCGCGGGGCCTACGCCCATTGCCCCGGGCGAGGTGCCGACTCCCCCCAAGCCGGCGGAGGCAAAGTCCACCGAGCCGCAAAAACCCGCCGCGCCCATCCCCCAGGCCATCGTCGGCGAGGCGCGCACGGAAGACGTCTACGAAGAGACGATCATTACCGCCTCGCGCGGCAAGCAAAGCCCGCTCGATGCGCCCAGCTCGACGACGGTCATCACGCAGCAGGACATTCGCCTGTCCGGCATCACGCGCATCCCCGAGCTGCTCCGCCGCGTCGCTGGGATGGACGTCATGGAGATCACCGGGGGCGACAGCAACGTCTCGATGCGCGGCTTCAATAGCCGCCTGGCGAACAAAGTCCTCGTTTTGGTCAACGGGCGTTCGGTCTACAACGACATTCTCGGCTCCACCTTCTGGGAGCTGCTGTCCATCGACGTCGACCAAATCGAGCGCATCGAAATCATTCGCGGGCCGGGATCGGCGCTTTACGGTGCCAATGCCTTCGCCGGCGTCATCAACATCATTCCCATTGCCCCGGGCGAGGGGAAACCCGGTTTGCGCGTGGGCTATGGTGATCAGCAACAGGCCTATGGCTCGGCATGGGCCACCGGCCGCCAGGGCGACATTGGATACCGCATTTCCGCCGGCTACACGCGCTACCCCAAATGGACGCGTGAGATCGACGGCGGGCGCTCCGACGTGCTCTTCGCGCCGGTCAATCAATTCACCGGCGCCGAGTCGCAGCGCATCGACATTCGCACGTCGAAGCGCTTCGGCAAGGACATGTCCTTGGACGTCGGCGGCGGCTACGCGAACAGCAAGCTCGATGTGTACGGCATCGGCCCGCTGAACGAGTACAACTTCGACGCGGCGAACGGCGACATCACCGTCGACTTCAAGAGCAAGAACTTCAACGCCCGCACGTACTTCACCCGCCTGTCGGGCACCGGCCAGGCCGCGTACGATTACATCGGCCATACGCTCTATACGTCGCATCCTCGCCAGAACGTGTTCAACACCGAGGCGGAGTTCGTCGGTACCTTCGGCGAGAACATCACGCACGACGTTCACTTCGGGCTGGGCTATCGCCTCAAAGACGTCAGCTGGGAGTACCTGCGCGGCAACGACATCGAGCACCACGGCTCGACGTACGTTCAAGATTCGATTCACTTCGGCAAGCAATTCAACATCGTGGGCTCGGGGCGTCTCGACTACGTCCCGTACCTGAAGAAGATCGTCCCCTCGGCGCGTGCCTCGGTCATCTACAAGCCCACGGATCGGCAGGCGTTTCGCCTGGTGGGGGCTTCCGCCTTCCGCTCGCCGAGCTTCCTCGAGGCGTACGTCGGATTGCCGATCATGCTCAGCGTGCCCGGCGCCCTCTATTATTCGGGCAATGGTCGCGAAGATGGCAGCCGGCTGCAGCCGGAGCAAATCATCTCGGCGGAAATTGGCTATCTCAATCAGCAGAGCGATTTGTTCGAGTTCGACGTGACCGCGTATTACCAGCGGGTCACCGATCTCATTGCGGTGCAGGACAACCGCAACGTCACCCTTTCCGACCGCCTGCGCGGCGCGGGCGGCTTCGATCCGAGCGCGGGGCGCTACATTGCGACGTTCGGCGGTTTTACCAATCAGTGCGATACGCACAACGTCGGCGGCGGTGAGCTCGGCGCGCGCGTGTATCCGGTGGAAGGGCTCGACGTCTTCGCCAATTACGCCTTGAACGTGTCGACGCAGGACAAGCCGTCGTCGTGCGCCATCCCCGAGGACAAGCGCACCAGCCGGCACAAGGTCAACGCGGGTGTCCAGGTTCGTACCAAAATGGGCCTGAACGGTGAGGTCAGCTGGCACTACCAATCGGCCCAAGTCTGGCAGGAGAAGATCGCCACGGCCGACGGCGTCGTGTACCAGCAATTCGACGTGCGCGCCTACATGCTGCTCAATGCCCGGTTGGGGTATCGATTTTACAAAGACAAGGCGGAAATCTCCGGAACCGTCTTCAACCTGTTGGGGGATTCGGACAGCGATCCATTGCAGATGCATCCCTATGGAAATCGAATCGGGCGCCGTTTCATGGCTTTCTTCACGTACTCGCTATGA
- a CDS encoding MBL fold metallo-hydrolase — translation MSSFYLRQLLVGRDIGQGNIAGTQMRNFVYLIGDRDAGECLVVDPAWDVEGIAARATEDGMKITGALVTHYHPDHVGGSLFGHSIEGLSRLLEVAPCPVHVHKNEAEGVRKVTGLSATDLVSHEGNDRVKVGAVEVELLHTPGHTPGSQCFRVGDALVSGDTLFLQGCGRVDLPGGDPEEMRRTLQQRLARLPDEMVLYPGHAYGGEHAPLSEVRKINPVFR, via the coding sequence GTGAGCTCGTTCTACCTACGCCAATTGCTGGTCGGTCGCGATATCGGACAGGGAAACATCGCCGGTACGCAGATGCGAAACTTCGTTTACTTGATTGGAGATCGGGACGCTGGCGAATGCCTGGTGGTCGATCCGGCGTGGGACGTCGAGGGCATTGCAGCTCGCGCCACGGAAGACGGCATGAAGATCACCGGGGCGTTGGTGACGCACTATCACCCCGATCACGTCGGGGGCTCGCTCTTCGGGCATAGCATCGAGGGCCTTTCGCGCCTGCTCGAGGTGGCACCGTGCCCGGTCCACGTGCACAAGAACGAGGCGGAGGGGGTGCGCAAGGTCACCGGCCTGTCCGCGACGGATCTCGTGTCGCACGAGGGCAACGATCGCGTGAAGGTGGGCGCGGTCGAGGTGGAACTGCTGCACACCCCCGGGCATACGCCGGGCTCGCAGTGCTTCCGCGTGGGCGATGCGCTGGTCTCGGGCGACACGCTCTTCCTGCAGGGCTGCGGGCGCGTGGACCTTCCGGGCGGCGATCCCGAGGAGATGCGCCGCACCCTGCAGCAACGCCTGGCGCGCCTTCCCGACGAGATGGTGCTCTATCCGGGCCATGCCTACGGCGGGGAGCATGCGCCGCTGTCCGAAGTGCGAAAGATTAATCCGGTCTTCCGCTAG
- a CDS encoding glycoside hydrolase family 16 protein, translating to MKYLLHGLVLATVCGCTASSRPTGAPGPDTSTTRLAGWQLAWSDEFELPDGSPVDPATWTHELGGDGWGNEELQYYTDGTDNAVIRGGALVMTAKSGASTHSCWYGACRYTSARLVTKGKFEPRYGRIEARIRVPAGKGMWPAFWLLGANMDNVGWPQCGEIDVMENVGHEPHEVYGSLHGDGYSNENGLITGYTVPGAPLSEAYHRYAVEWEAGAIRFYVDDVLYSTRTPADVPPGRAWAFDHPFYILLNVAVGGTWPGDPDEATHFPQTMQVDWVRAYVKS from the coding sequence ATGAAATACCTACTTCACGGCCTCGTCTTGGCGACGGTATGCGGCTGCACGGCGTCTTCGCGCCCGACGGGAGCGCCGGGTCCCGACACGTCGACGACCCGATTGGCAGGGTGGCAACTCGCGTGGTCCGATGAATTCGAACTTCCCGATGGCTCGCCGGTCGACCCCGCAACGTGGACGCACGAACTGGGCGGCGACGGCTGGGGGAACGAGGAGCTTCAGTATTATACGGACGGCACCGACAATGCCGTGATCCGCGGCGGTGCATTGGTCATGACCGCCAAGAGCGGGGCGTCGACCCATTCATGCTGGTATGGCGCGTGTCGGTATACGAGTGCGCGGCTCGTCACCAAAGGCAAGTTCGAGCCACGATACGGGCGCATCGAGGCGCGGATCCGCGTGCCCGCCGGCAAAGGCATGTGGCCGGCGTTCTGGTTGCTCGGTGCCAACATGGATAACGTGGGCTGGCCCCAGTGCGGGGAGATCGACGTCATGGAGAACGTCGGCCACGAGCCCCACGAGGTGTACGGAAGCCTCCACGGCGACGGCTACTCGAACGAAAACGGATTGATCACGGGCTACACGGTGCCGGGCGCGCCCCTCTCGGAGGCCTATCACCGTTACGCGGTCGAATGGGAAGCGGGCGCGATACGCTTTTACGTCGACGACGTACTTTACAGTACGCGCACCCCGGCGGATGTCCCGCCAGGCCGTGCATGGGCGTTCGACCACCCCTTTTACATCTTGCTCAACGTGGCCGTGGGCGGCACCTGGCCCGGCGATCCCGACGAGGCGACGCACTTTCCGCAGACCATGCAGGTCGACTGGGTGCGCGCCTACGTCAAATCGTGA
- a CDS encoding ferredoxin--NADP reductase, translating to MQISQPSLVDRVPPNYYVERVLSVRHWTDSLFSFQCTRNGAFRFEAGQFTMIGLMSNGKPLVRAYSVVSAPYEEQLEFLSIKVENGPLTSQLQHIKAGDSVLIGKRPVGTLVIGNLEPGGTLWLLGTGTGLAPFMSILRTPDVYERFDRIIVSHTVRRVAELAYHDDIRALATHELLGELIGDKLIYHPAVTREPYPVNERITTMISSGRVFRDLGVPELHPSRDRVMLCGSEAMNHDCKTLLEERGFTEGNSGERGTFLLEKAFVTK from the coding sequence ATGCAAATCTCCCAGCCCTCCCTCGTCGATCGCGTCCCCCCCAATTACTACGTCGAGCGCGTGTTATCCGTACGGCACTGGACGGACAGCCTCTTTAGCTTTCAGTGCACGCGCAACGGCGCGTTCCGATTCGAGGCGGGCCAGTTCACCATGATTGGCCTGATGTCGAATGGGAAGCCGCTGGTGCGGGCCTATTCGGTGGTGAGTGCGCCGTACGAGGAGCAGCTCGAATTTCTCTCCATCAAGGTGGAGAACGGGCCTTTGACGAGCCAGCTCCAACATATCAAGGCGGGCGATTCGGTCCTCATCGGCAAGCGCCCCGTGGGCACGTTGGTGATCGGCAACCTGGAACCGGGCGGCACCCTCTGGTTGCTCGGCACGGGCACCGGGCTCGCCCCGTTCATGAGCATTTTGCGCACGCCCGACGTGTACGAGCGTTTCGATCGCATCATCGTGAGCCATACCGTCCGCCGCGTCGCGGAGCTGGCCTACCACGACGACATCCGCGCCCTCGCGACGCACGAGCTCCTCGGGGAGCTCATCGGCGACAAATTGATCTACCACCCCGCCGTCACGCGCGAGCCGTACCCCGTGAACGAGCGCATCACGACGATGATCTCCAGCGGCCGTGTCTTCCGCGATCTCGGCGTGCCGGAGCTTCATCCCAGCCGCGACCGCGTCATGCTCTGCGGGAGCGAAGCCATGAACCACGACTGCAAAACCCTGCTCGAAGAACGCGGTTTCACCGAAGGAAACAGCGGCGAGCGCGGCACGTTCCTGCTCGAAAAAGCGTTCGTCACCAAGTAG